In Hydrogenovibrio thermophilus, the following are encoded in one genomic region:
- the flgK gene encoding flagellar hook-associated protein FlgK: MADLLSIGASAANTFKNAIDVTSHNVANVSTEGYSRQRAEISSNATNSLTTAFNGGGSSVDTIERIYASYIQTQLVNSNSLKSRYDEQLSLAQQVEGVIASNDEGVQDFMQRIFDSFQELADNPTSSTTQQVVLDESVNMESLLGNMTNVLNETNEQVNKQLSNTVNEVNTRLEAIHKINEQVANLINTNAQPPNDLLDQRDQAILELSQYMDIKTYPQDDGKINVSTGDGRLPLISDRTLTKLDAGLSEYTHDNRFEVYMNINGERRVISDNINGGELGAVLDFRENMLDKSMNELGVVLNGMTASLNWQHYQGYDEDGNAGGNLYAPLDTNALASSKNTGTEDGTNILVNFTPDIAALPGYNGQPPYNPGTQPATYGDKETFLDTAFTAIGEFKAREYEVRVNGAGDFDVYDASDVGSGPLATVPFGTNTEIDGLNFDFSGVGAGTVTEGDKFIVKPHQAMLENFETVLTDSGQLATRGQSPIDTGAAGLDDEVPAPAAEGDNTNMANMASLQNKNLLYSDVTGTPSETLLGGYSMMATNVGTYVSSTEIQATAQSNVYDQMVSRRESLSGVNLDEEAANLLRFQQAYQASAQILQTAQSIFQTLMNAIG; the protein is encoded by the coding sequence ATGGCTGACCTATTATCCATTGGTGCAAGCGCGGCCAATACCTTTAAAAATGCAATTGATGTCACCAGCCATAACGTCGCGAATGTGTCGACGGAAGGTTACAGTCGTCAACGTGCCGAAATCTCCAGTAATGCGACCAATTCTCTGACGACGGCTTTCAATGGCGGCGGTTCGTCTGTTGATACCATTGAACGTATCTATGCCAGCTACATCCAGACGCAACTCGTTAACAGCAATAGTCTGAAATCCCGTTATGATGAGCAGCTTTCTCTTGCACAGCAGGTTGAGGGGGTTATCGCCAGTAACGATGAAGGTGTTCAAGATTTCATGCAGCGCATTTTTGATTCATTTCAGGAGCTGGCGGATAATCCGACTTCCTCGACCACTCAACAAGTGGTGTTGGACGAATCGGTCAACATGGAAAGCTTGTTGGGCAATATGACTAATGTATTGAACGAGACAAACGAACAGGTCAATAAACAGCTTTCGAATACGGTAAATGAGGTGAACACTCGTTTAGAAGCGATTCACAAAATCAACGAGCAAGTGGCTAATTTGATTAATACCAATGCTCAACCACCCAATGACCTACTGGATCAACGTGATCAGGCCATCTTGGAATTGAGTCAATATATGGACATCAAGACCTACCCTCAAGACGATGGCAAAATCAATGTGTCGACTGGCGATGGCCGTTTACCGTTAATCAGTGATCGAACGCTGACTAAGTTGGATGCTGGTTTGTCCGAATATACGCACGATAACCGTTTTGAAGTCTATATGAATATCAACGGTGAACGTCGCGTGATTTCCGATAATATTAATGGCGGTGAATTGGGCGCCGTGTTGGATTTCCGGGAAAATATGCTGGATAAATCCATGAATGAGTTGGGCGTCGTATTGAATGGTATGACGGCCTCACTTAATTGGCAGCATTACCAAGGCTACGATGAAGATGGTAATGCCGGCGGTAATCTTTATGCACCGTTGGATACGAATGCATTGGCGAGCAGCAAAAACACCGGAACGGAAGATGGAACCAATATCTTGGTGAATTTTACGCCGGATATTGCAGCTTTGCCGGGTTATAACGGCCAGCCCCCTTATAATCCGGGTACTCAACCGGCTACCTACGGTGATAAAGAAACCTTTTTGGACACGGCTTTCACGGCAATTGGCGAGTTTAAGGCGAGAGAATACGAAGTTCGGGTCAATGGAGCGGGTGATTTTGACGTCTATGATGCAAGTGACGTTGGAAGTGGACCGCTTGCGACGGTTCCTTTCGGAACCAATACTGAAATTGATGGTTTGAATTTTGATTTCTCAGGTGTGGGTGCCGGTACGGTAACCGAAGGAGACAAGTTTATTGTCAAACCGCATCAAGCCATGTTGGAAAATTTTGAAACAGTTCTAACCGATTCCGGTCAGCTAGCAACACGGGGTCAGTCGCCTATCGATACAGGTGCGGCGGGACTGGATGACGAAGTACCGGCACCGGCCGCGGAAGGTGACAACACCAATATGGCCAATATGGCGAGCTTGCAAAATAAAAATTTACTGTATTCTGATGTGACGGGCACCCCCTCTGAAACTTTATTGGGCGGGTATTCCATGATGGCGACGAACGTGGGTACCTATGTCAGCAGCACTGAAATCCAGGCGACGGCACAATCGAATGTGTACGATCAGATGGTGAGCCGTAGAGAGTCATTATCCGGCGTGAACTTGGATGAAGAAGCCGCCAATTTATTGCGTTTTCAGCAAGCTTATCAGGCTTCTGCTCAAATTTTACAAACGGCTCAGTCCATTTTTCAAACCTTGATGAATGCCATCGGTTAA
- a CDS encoding murein transglycosylase domain-containing protein, with amino-acid sequence MSLPKIFFHLMFAIMMLGVVSSGVMTAFQHWVLSQSQASVPAKTPVIVESGIRHMISSNPKALPTSFEPEDRFEDAENTSAPKFEIQPDDSKPAFSSERPQPAFVKTTPSPSSESLEKAAETSSAKASPVLVVYENELVLEFPKAIASTQNIKNAVSRVLLLDRPTAGHELLSREKMNLRKRPYFYRRVLDQNQNPVRYPKQAFDYADYLMEHEVEELSDEEGDFIALHIPLHESGLSGPAKNYQAWVKTYASEFGVPESLIYAVMETESAFNPKAVSRSNAIGLMQVKAEAAGKDVYQYIDAKPGQPSLDELFDSEKNIRMGTAYLGLLKHDYLSDILDDKIKQMVTISSYNGGIKTVLGLFGKTPEAAIKRLNHMKPNQVYRKLRYDHHSDETRRYLDKVMKAETKYRELLQET; translated from the coding sequence GTGTCATTACCTAAAATTTTCTTTCATTTGATGTTTGCCATTATGATGCTGGGTGTCGTAAGCAGCGGAGTGATGACGGCTTTTCAGCACTGGGTGTTGTCGCAATCCCAGGCATCTGTTCCGGCGAAAACGCCGGTTATTGTGGAGTCCGGTATTCGTCATATGATTTCGTCTAACCCCAAAGCGTTGCCGACATCATTTGAACCGGAAGATAGATTCGAGGATGCCGAAAATACTTCGGCCCCTAAGTTTGAAATCCAACCGGACGACTCGAAACCGGCTTTTTCGTCCGAGCGACCACAGCCGGCATTTGTTAAAACCACGCCCAGCCCATCTTCAGAATCGTTGGAAAAAGCGGCCGAAACCTCGTCGGCTAAAGCCAGCCCGGTGTTGGTGGTGTATGAAAACGAGCTGGTGCTGGAGTTTCCGAAAGCCATCGCTTCCACGCAAAATATCAAAAACGCCGTCAGTCGTGTGTTGTTGCTGGATCGCCCGACAGCCGGGCACGAACTGTTGTCCCGTGAAAAAATGAATTTGCGCAAACGTCCATATTTTTATCGTCGAGTGTTGGATCAGAATCAAAATCCAGTCCGTTACCCGAAACAAGCTTTCGATTACGCCGATTACCTGATGGAGCACGAAGTGGAAGAGTTGTCCGATGAAGAAGGCGACTTTATCGCTCTGCACATTCCATTGCATGAAAGCGGTTTGTCGGGCCCGGCCAAAAACTACCAGGCCTGGGTGAAAACCTATGCGAGCGAATTTGGTGTGCCGGAATCTTTGATTTACGCGGTGATGGAAACGGAAAGCGCTTTTAACCCGAAAGCCGTTAGTCGTTCCAATGCGATTGGTTTGATGCAGGTGAAAGCGGAAGCGGCCGGTAAGGATGTTTATCAGTACATTGATGCCAAGCCGGGGCAACCCAGCTTGGACGAACTGTTCGATTCCGAAAAGAACATTCGCATGGGAACGGCTTATCTGGGCCTGTTGAAGCATGATTATCTGTCGGATATTCTGGATGATAAAATCAAGCAAATGGTGACCATTTCTTCTTATAATGGTGGCATCAAAACGGTTTTGGGGTTGTTTGGAAAAACACCGGAAGCGGCGATTAAACGTTTGAATCATATGAAACCGAATCAAGTGTATCGCAAATTGCGTTACGATCATCATTCGGACGAAACGCGTCGTTATTTGGATAAGGTCATGAAAGCCGAAACCAAATATCGGGAGTTGTTGCAGGAAACCTAA
- a CDS encoding flagellar basal body P-ring protein FlgI gives MFTRRNVILMAVLLVWSAVSYAERVKDLANVAGVRSNQLIGYGLVVGLNGTGDKTDYADQSLLSMLNKFGINLPPGTKTNSKNVAAVAVHADLPAFSKPGQRIDVTVSSLGNAKSLRGGTLLLTPLKGVDGNVYALAQGNLIVGGLDASGADGSRITVNVPSVGRVPGGASVEKTVNSGFDLGNTITLNLKNADFTTASNLVKAINEKLGDGTAYALDGESVEVMAPRIPNQRVAFLSIVENIEVQPGAEAARVIINSRTGTVVIGNNVRVSAAAVTHGNLVVKVSEFNNVSQPNPFAGGDTVVTPESEISVQNEGKGRMFKFPKGVTLDDIVQAVNKVGAAPGDLVAILEALKQSGALQADLMVI, from the coding sequence ATGTTTACCAGAAGAAATGTCATTTTAATGGCGGTCTTACTCGTTTGGAGTGCGGTGTCCTATGCCGAAAGAGTCAAGGATTTGGCGAATGTCGCAGGCGTGCGTTCCAACCAATTGATTGGTTACGGTTTGGTCGTGGGGTTGAATGGAACCGGTGACAAGACCGATTATGCCGACCAGAGTTTGCTCAGTATGCTGAACAAGTTCGGCATCAATCTGCCGCCGGGCACCAAGACCAATTCCAAAAACGTCGCAGCCGTTGCGGTTCATGCCGATTTGCCGGCATTTTCTAAGCCCGGGCAACGAATCGATGTGACGGTTTCCTCGCTGGGGAATGCGAAAAGTTTGCGAGGCGGTACTTTACTCTTGACCCCGTTAAAAGGGGTGGACGGTAATGTGTACGCCTTGGCGCAAGGGAACCTGATTGTGGGCGGGTTGGACGCTTCCGGTGCCGATGGTTCCCGTATTACGGTAAACGTGCCGAGTGTCGGCCGAGTACCGGGCGGTGCGTCAGTGGAAAAAACGGTCAACAGCGGGTTTGATTTGGGCAATACCATTACATTGAATTTGAAAAATGCCGACTTCACGACGGCATCGAATTTGGTGAAAGCCATCAATGAAAAACTGGGTGACGGCACCGCTTATGCCTTGGACGGCGAATCGGTTGAAGTGATGGCGCCGCGTATTCCAAACCAGCGCGTGGCATTTTTATCGATTGTTGAAAACATTGAAGTACAACCCGGAGCGGAAGCCGCCAGGGTGATTATCAATTCACGCACCGGTACGGTTGTGATTGGTAATAACGTGCGCGTTTCCGCGGCGGCGGTGACGCATGGCAACCTGGTTGTGAAAGTGAGCGAGTTCAATAATGTCTCTCAACCAAATCCGTTTGCCGGTGGGGATACGGTCGTGACGCCAGAATCCGAAATCAGTGTGCAAAACGAAGGCAAGGGCCGAATGTTCAAATTCCCGAAAGGGGTGACATTGGATGATATCGTGCAGGCGGTCAATAAAGTCGGCGCGGCACCAGGTGACTTGGTGGCGATTTTGGAAGCACTGAAACAATCCGGTGCTTTGCAAGCCGATTTGATGGTGATTTAA
- a CDS encoding rod-binding protein has product MSGVDLQVPKLEAYQQIYGNGGSFNDLKQIAKQDQREALRPVAEQFEALFLSQILKEARKVKFDDGWLDGDQGDFYRDWYDQQLGQVLSSKGSLGLADKIVEELAPKLPTVSKSDYKAMLNQGAKQENTQADDTQKQQETTPAQTTEDSLALRRLR; this is encoded by the coding sequence ATGTCGGGAGTGGATTTACAGGTCCCGAAACTGGAGGCCTATCAACAAATTTACGGCAATGGCGGCAGCTTTAATGACCTGAAGCAAATCGCGAAGCAGGATCAACGCGAAGCGTTGCGTCCGGTGGCGGAACAGTTTGAGGCGTTATTCTTGTCGCAAATTCTGAAAGAAGCCCGTAAGGTGAAATTCGATGATGGTTGGCTGGATGGCGACCAAGGCGATTTTTACCGGGATTGGTACGATCAACAGCTCGGTCAGGTTTTATCCTCTAAAGGTTCGTTGGGTTTAGCCGATAAAATAGTTGAAGAGCTTGCGCCCAAGTTGCCGACTGTGTCAAAATCAGATTATAAAGCCATGTTAAATCAAGGCGCTAAACAAGAAAACACACAAGCGGATGACACGCAAAAACAACAAGAAACAACACCGGCGCAAACGACAGAAGATAGCTTGGCATTACGACGCTTACGATAA
- the flgG gene encoding flagellar basal-body rod protein FlgG codes for MNRTLYVAKTGLEAQDFRLAAISNNLANANTYGYKTGRAEFADLMYQNVRQPGAQATQNEENTLPSGLQLGTGVRAIGVQKIHTEGNAIITDNELDLMIEGKGFFQALDQDGNLMYTRDGSFEVNQNGDLVTSSGYLVEPNINIPLNSTEVFITADGIVSAKEPGNPQPVQLGQLELATFINPSGLESIGKNFYLETLASGPPNVKNPEVEEAGSILQGALESSNVNTVEELVGMIEAQRTYEMNSKAISAADGMMQYLNNNV; via the coding sequence ATGAATCGAACACTCTATGTAGCGAAAACAGGTCTTGAAGCTCAGGACTTTAGGCTGGCCGCGATTTCGAATAACCTGGCCAACGCGAATACTTACGGCTATAAAACCGGCCGAGCCGAGTTTGCGGACTTGATGTATCAAAATGTTCGTCAGCCGGGGGCTCAAGCCACACAGAATGAAGAGAATACTTTGCCGTCCGGCTTGCAGTTGGGAACCGGGGTGCGCGCTATTGGCGTTCAAAAAATCCATACCGAAGGGAATGCCATCATCACTGATAACGAATTGGATTTGATGATTGAAGGGAAAGGTTTTTTCCAGGCGCTTGACCAAGATGGAAACCTGATGTACACCCGTGATGGGTCGTTTGAAGTCAATCAGAATGGTGATCTGGTGACATCATCCGGTTATTTGGTTGAGCCGAACATCAATATTCCACTGAACTCGACCGAAGTGTTCATCACCGCTGACGGTATTGTTTCGGCCAAAGAACCGGGCAATCCGCAACCGGTTCAGCTTGGGCAGTTGGAGTTGGCCACGTTTATCAATCCATCCGGTTTGGAGTCCATCGGTAAGAACTTCTATCTGGAAACCTTGGCCAGTGGGCCACCGAATGTGAAAAACCCCGAAGTGGAAGAAGCCGGGAGCATTCTGCAGGGCGCATTGGAATCTTCAAACGTGAATACGGTTGAAGAATTGGTGGGCATGATTGAAGCCCAACGGACTTATGAAATGAACTCCAAAGCCATCAGTGCCGCAGACGGCATGATGCAATACCTAAATAATAACGTTTAA
- a CDS encoding NAD-dependent 4,6-dehydratase LegB → MTEAYWQGKQVLVTGADGFIGSHLTEQLVKAGAKVRALALYNSFNSWGWLDQSPYLDDIEVVAGDVRDPFLCRKITQDCHTVFHLAALIAIPYSYIAPNSYVETNVNGTLNIAQACLDNGVQRLMHTSTSEIYGTAQYVPIDEKHPAQPQSPYSASKIGADAMAMSYFNAFELPVSIARPFNTYGPRQSARAVIPTIITQIANGMKEIKLGDTSPTRDFNFVTDTCRGMMAIAQSEHAIGETINIGSNFEISVQDTLEMIKDIMQSDVVFVTDEARIRPKDSEVFRLWCDNTLIQSLTGFEPQYDLRTGLEETIRWFRNVDNLKQYKAGIYNV, encoded by the coding sequence ATGACGGAAGCGTATTGGCAGGGAAAACAGGTGTTGGTCACGGGAGCGGACGGATTTATCGGGTCGCACTTAACCGAGCAACTCGTGAAAGCCGGAGCCAAAGTCCGCGCCCTGGCGTTATATAACTCCTTCAATTCCTGGGGCTGGCTGGACCAATCCCCGTATTTGGATGACATTGAAGTGGTAGCCGGCGACGTTCGGGATCCGTTCCTGTGCCGAAAAATCACCCAAGACTGTCACACTGTCTTTCATCTCGCCGCTTTGATCGCGATTCCGTATTCCTATATCGCACCGAATTCGTATGTAGAAACCAATGTCAACGGCACTTTGAATATTGCCCAGGCCTGCCTGGATAACGGCGTTCAACGATTGATGCATACCTCCACATCGGAAATCTACGGCACCGCGCAATATGTACCGATTGACGAAAAGCACCCGGCGCAACCGCAGTCGCCTTACAGTGCCAGTAAAATTGGGGCCGACGCCATGGCTATGTCATATTTCAACGCCTTCGAACTGCCGGTTTCCATTGCGCGTCCGTTCAACACTTACGGGCCGAGACAATCGGCCAGAGCGGTGATTCCGACCATCATTACTCAAATCGCCAACGGCATGAAAGAAATCAAACTGGGGGATACCAGCCCGACACGCGACTTCAATTTCGTCACCGATACCTGCCGTGGCATGATGGCGATCGCCCAATCCGAACACGCCATCGGTGAAACCATTAATATCGGTTCCAACTTTGAAATTTCCGTGCAGGATACGTTGGAAATGATTAAAGACATCATGCAGTCCGACGTGGTGTTCGTGACCGACGAGGCGCGCATTCGTCCGAAAGACTCGGAAGTCTTCCGTCTGTGGTGTGACAACACCTTGATTCAATCGCTAACCGGTTTCGAACCTCAGTACGATTTGCGTACCGGCTTGGAAGAAACCATTCGTTGGTTCCGCAATGTGGACAACCTCAAACAATACAAAGCGGGAATTTACAATGTCTGA
- a CDS encoding flagellar basal body L-ring protein FlgH, producing MTGKKQQTSTVSSSLAKVAIAAAVSSVLLSGCSTVPERMEKFSYEPNYPMNIPAKTEPKDGSLYQAGDNLSLFDDSRAHKVGDIITINLAEKFDAKKKDEAKYNKTNQQNFGLNGQAAIGSNATAFGGNISVPGLGTGIGIGYGSDGTFNGKSDVKQNSSLSGSIAVTVVEVIPNGNLVIRGEKWITIHEGEEVIRFAGIIRPQDISPDNTIDSAKVADVRLIYKDTGISGDMNRPSAGTQFLHKYWPL from the coding sequence ATGACTGGAAAAAAACAACAAACATCTACCGTATCGTCGTCTTTGGCTAAAGTAGCCATTGCCGCGGCGGTGTCTTCCGTGTTGTTATCGGGTTGCTCAACGGTGCCCGAGCGAATGGAGAAGTTTTCATACGAACCGAACTACCCGATGAATATTCCAGCGAAGACCGAGCCGAAAGACGGTTCTTTGTATCAAGCCGGCGATAATTTAAGCCTGTTCGATGACTCAAGAGCGCATAAGGTCGGGGATATCATCACCATTAACTTGGCCGAGAAGTTCGATGCTAAGAAAAAAGACGAAGCGAAGTACAACAAAACCAATCAGCAGAACTTTGGTCTAAACGGACAGGCTGCGATTGGTTCCAATGCGACGGCGTTTGGCGGCAATATTTCCGTGCCTGGATTGGGCACGGGGATTGGCATCGGTTATGGGTCTGACGGCACTTTTAACGGTAAGTCAGACGTCAAACAGAACTCCAGTTTGAGTGGGTCGATTGCGGTGACGGTCGTTGAAGTGATTCCGAATGGTAATCTGGTGATTCGTGGCGAGAAATGGATCACGATTCACGAAGGGGAAGAAGTGATTCGTTTTGCCGGCATTATCCGGCCGCAGGACATCAGCCCCGATAACACCATCGACTCGGCCAAAGTGGCGGATGTGCGATTGATTTATAAAGATACCGGTATTTCCGGTGACATGAACCGACCAAGCGCGGGCACTCAGTTCTTGCATAAGTACTGGCCTCTATAA
- the flgL gene encoding flagellar hook-associated protein FlgL produces MRISTNLFHMQSFASIEKHQNSVLAIQEKLTTGQRVNRPSDDPIATSQINALNTTMKTLDQFEKNGEYAKSMLSYEETQIDSGVDAVQRARELAIQMMNETYTPEQRQATGEEIGQLVDHLANLMNSTSSEGELLFGGNVVSADAAFVEDTVNPATATGLSYYAYIGSTNAGAEYNEEANYGGRFVQIGFDSDDKLNPDDNGDPSRVRVTDNGSEVFDIPGATSLPAGVDRNLLNVMVQLKDYLDQGLQPPAEIGDDLQQSVIEMSNALSQVGSRQNRIENQYDAGQEFRIALDERRSKLQDQDVVEGISEFTMKQNALQMAQQVFSQVQGMTLFDYLR; encoded by the coding sequence ATGAGAATTTCAACCAACTTATTTCACATGCAGTCGTTTGCATCGATTGAAAAACATCAGAACTCCGTATTAGCGATTCAAGAGAAGTTAACGACCGGCCAGCGGGTAAACCGTCCGAGTGATGATCCGATCGCGACCAGTCAGATTAACGCATTGAATACGACAATGAAAACCTTAGACCAGTTTGAAAAAAATGGTGAGTATGCTAAATCGATGTTGTCGTATGAAGAAACGCAAATCGATTCCGGGGTGGACGCTGTTCAACGGGCACGTGAACTAGCCATTCAAATGATGAACGAAACCTACACACCAGAGCAACGGCAGGCGACCGGGGAAGAAATTGGCCAGCTGGTCGATCATTTAGCCAATTTGATGAACAGCACCAGCTCAGAAGGCGAGTTACTGTTTGGCGGTAATGTCGTGAGTGCGGATGCCGCTTTTGTTGAGGACACAGTCAATCCGGCTACAGCCACCGGCTTGAGCTACTATGCCTATATTGGCAGCACCAATGCCGGGGCCGAATACAATGAAGAAGCCAATTATGGTGGGCGATTCGTTCAAATTGGCTTTGACAGTGATGACAAGTTGAATCCGGATGACAATGGTGACCCTAGTCGCGTGCGAGTGACCGATAACGGTTCTGAGGTATTTGACATTCCTGGGGCGACATCTTTGCCGGCTGGGGTTGATCGTAATTTGTTGAATGTGATGGTTCAGTTAAAGGATTATTTGGATCAAGGTTTGCAGCCACCGGCTGAAATAGGGGACGATTTGCAGCAAAGTGTTATTGAAATGTCCAATGCACTATCCCAAGTGGGGAGTCGTCAGAACCGTATCGAAAACCAATATGATGCCGGGCAAGAATTCCGCATCGCTTTGGATGAACGACGCTCCAAACTACAAGATCAGGATGTGGTAGAAGGCATTTCCGAATTCACCATGAAACAAAATGCCTTACAGATGGCACAACAGGTGTTCAGTCAAGTTCAGGGTATGACGTTGTTCGATTATTTAAGATAA